One genomic window of Centropristis striata isolate RG_2023a ecotype Rhode Island chromosome 20, C.striata_1.0, whole genome shotgun sequence includes the following:
- the chrm3a gene encoding muscarinic acetylcholine receptor M3, with translation MSSNSTDPGLFLTANSSLLAAGAYPQSNALHQAGSGGTPFGGFVNTPDDNSSSTSKLINFTAELQNGNVTAALDPLGGHPLWQVVLIVLLTGTLSLVTIIGNILVVVSFKVNRQLKTVNNYFLLSLAVADLIIGVISMNLYTAYLVMGSWAMGNWACDMWLAIDYVASNASVMNLLVISFDRYFSITRPLTYRAKRTTKRAGIMIGLAWIVSLVLWAPAILLWQYFVGQRTVPSTECYIQFLTEPIITFCTAMAAFYLPVTIMSVLYWRIYKETQNRSKELAGLQGSGSRGGIGGRAGNGGGQRARFVHQTGSSRSCSSYELTRLSRRRSTCRELVGRFHCWPGVRSWRPGSIRQGEGDPDQSSSDSWNNNDAAVSLDHSGSSEDEDCGGKEMISQSHAIFSIVLSLPGIKAAVNSQLTSCEDLDAASEEDPLRGAEYSRDSLSTVTTNTTDATTPDGANNSENSFHQRFCSRKIQSMPTIQATDNQVSDGPPTTTTTATDSTITSTTTKSPSVPMSFKEAALAKRFAARARTQITKRKRMSLVKEKKAAQTLSAILFAFIITWTPYNIMVLINAFCNNCVPDTLWAVGYWLCYVNSTVNPMCYALCNKTFRTTFKMILMCRWDQKKRRKQQFQQRHSVVFHRRIPKEST, from the coding sequence ATGAGCTCCAACAGCACAGACCCTGGTCTCTTCTTGACTGCAAACAGCTCGCTACTGGCAGCCGGAGCCTATCCACAATCCAATGCCCTCCACCAAGCAGGAAGTGGAGGAACCCCCTTTGGGGGTTTTGTGAATACCCCGGATGATAATTCCTCTTCCACCAGCAAACTCATAAACTTCACAGCAGAACTGCAAAATGGGAATGTGACTGCAGCCCTCGACCCGTTGGGTGGACATCCTTTGTGGCAGGTTGTCCTCATCGTTTTGCTGACTGGCACGCTGTCACTGGTCACCATCATCGGCAACATCCTGGTGGTTGTATCCTTTAAGGTTAATCGCCAGCTAAAGACAGTCAATAACTACTTCCTGCTAAGCTTGGCTGTGGCTGACCTCATCATAGGGGTCATCTCCATGAACCTTTACACAGCTTATCTTGTGATGGGCTCCTGGGCCATGGGCAACTGGGCCTGTGACATGTGGCTGGCTATAGACTATGTGGCCAGCAATGCATCAGTTATGAACCTACTGGTCATCAGCTTTGACCGCTACTTTTCAATCACTAGGCCTTTGACCTACCGGGCCAAGCGGACCACAAAGCGAGCTGGGATCATGATCGGCCTAGCCTGGATTGTTTCTCTTGTCCTGTGGGCTCCAGCCATCCTACTATGGCAGTATTTTGTGGGGCAAAGGACAGTCCCATCAACTGAGTGCTACATTCAGTTCCTCACAGAGCCCATCATAACCTTCTGCACAGCCATGGCTGCTTTCTACCTGCCTGTGACGATAATGAGTGTTCTCTACTGGCGCATTTACAAGGAGACCCAAAACCGTTCAAAGGAGTTAGCTGGATTGCAGGGTTCAGGGAGCCGTGGTGGGATAGGAGGAAGAGCTGGGAATGGTGGGGGCCAGAGAGCTCGTTTTGTCCATCAGACGGGAAGTTctagaagctgcagcagctatGAGCTGACCAGATTGTCCCGGAGACGAAGCACATGTCGGGAGCTGGTGGGCCGCTTTCACTGTTGGCCTGGGGTTCGTTCCTGGAGACCTGGTAGTATCCGGCAGGGGGAGGGTGATCCAGACCAGAGCAGCAGCGATAGCTGGAACAATAACGATGCTGCAGTCTCCTTGGACCACTCCGGATCTTCGGAGGATGAGGACTGTGGGGGCAAGGAGATGATTTCCCAGAGTCATGCCATTTTCTCCATTGTTCTCAGCCTGCCTGGTATTAAGGCTGCTGTCAACTCCCAGCTGACCTCATGTGAGGATCTGGATGCAGCGTCAGAGGAGGATCCCCTCAGGGGAGCGGAGTATAGCCGAGACAGCCTTTCAACCGtcaccaccaacaccactgATGCCACTACCCCTGATGGAGCAAACAACTCAGAAAACAGCTTCCATCAACGATTCTGCTCACGCAAGATTCAATCAATGCCTACCATCCAGGCAACTGATAACCAAGTCTCGGATGGTCCCCCAACAACTACTACCACTGCCACCGACAGCACTAtcaccagcaccaccaccaaATCCCCCTCTGTCCCAATGTCCTTCAAAGAGGCAGCTCTGGCGAAACGTTTTGCAGCCCGAGCCCGGACTCAGATCACTAAGAGGAAGCGCATGTCTTTAGTGAAGGAGAAGAAAGCAGCTCAAACTCTCAGTGCCATACTCTTTGCTTTCATCATCACATGGACACCTTACAACATTATGGTGCTGATCAATGCCTTCTGTAATAATTGTGTCCCGGACACCCTGTGGGCAGTGGGGTACTGGCTGTGCTATGTCAACAGCACGGTAAACCCCATGTGCTACGCCCTGTGCAACAAGACTTTCCGTACAACCTTTAAGATGATACTGATGTGCCGCTGGGAccagaaaaaaaggaggaagcAACAGTTCCAGCAGAGGCATTCGGTGGTCTTCCACAGGAGGATTCCCAAGGAATCTACGTAA